A segment of the Verrucomicrobiia bacterium genome:
TGGAGATGAAGGCCCCGGCTCTCGCGCGGCTTTCCGGCGCGCTCGGTTACGCGGAAAAAAATCTTTTCTCCCTGGCCAAGCCCGCCGCGAAAATGAAACCGTCGAAAGAGATCACGGTGTACGAGGCCGTCGGCATCGAAGGCGAAGTGGAGATGATTGCGCGCACAATCCAGCACATGCAGAAGCAGGGCGGCTTCCGCTTCAGCGATTTTGCCATCCTCATGCGCCACATTGGCGAATACGAAGGCGTGATCCGGTCGGTTTTCTCCCGCTACGGCATCCCGGTGGAAATCCACGAACGCGAAAGGACGAAATTTTCGCCGCTCGTGCAGGTGATCGCGCGGCTTGTGCGGATCTTCAGCGATGGATGGAAGGCCGCGGACCTTCTGGAATTCCTGAAGTCGGCCTATGTGCTTCGCCTGGGCGAAGAAGAAAAAAAATATGAGTGGGCGGGCCAGCTCGAGCACGCGGCGCTTGCCGCGGGCGCGTTCCGGGGCCGTGAGGCCTGGCTGGCGCCCTGGGGCCTCGCGGACTTTGACGCGGACAAGCAAAAAAAATTGAAGGCGCTGGCGGATACCGAGGATGCGCTGCGGAATGCCCGCAGCTACGCGGAACTGCGGCGCGCGCTTGTCTGCGCGGTTGAAAAAACATTCGGAATTTTCCAGTCCTCAGACCGCGCCGAAGAGCATGTGCGCCGTGACGCGGCAAGCTATGCCCGGTTTCTTTCCCTGCTGGAGGAAATCGAAGGTTCCCTGCGCCTGCCGGAAGGGGAAGCCGTCGTGCCATTCGAGGCCTTTGCCGAACGCTTTTTTCGCCTCGTGGACTTGGATCTTTATTCGCTTCACGACCGCGATCGCAACCGCGTCCAGGTTTACAACATCTCGCTCGCGCGGCAGAAGGAATACCAGGTGGTCTTCATCGCGGGACTTTTGGAAAAGAAATTTCCGCGGCAGATCCGCGAAGATCCCGTGCTCTCGGATTGGGAAAGGCGACTGTTCAACGGCCTTGAAGGCGAGGGCCGGCTGAAAGAGCGGCTGCAAAGCCAGGCCATGGAAAAGTATTTGTTCTACGTGGCCATGACGCGCGCGCGTTACCGGCTTTTTCTCACATATCCGAAGCTGGATCTCGAAGGCAAGGAAGCCATGCCTTCCTATTATGTGCGCGAGGTGCATTCGCTTTTCGAGGAAGACCTGCGCGTTTACAAGCAAAGCCTTTCACGGCCGTATCCCGCGCTCCAGGACGCGGTCAACACGCGCGAACTGGAAATGGCGGTGCTCGGCGACCTCTGGGTGCCGGCCCGCGACGCGTCCGAGCATGAGCCGCTGCTTTTGTACCTGACCAACGAATTTTTACGCGATGACAGGGCTGCCGGCCGCATCAAAAAGGCGCTTTACGAGGTGAAGAATGAACTCACCGAAGAGGCTATCCGTTCGTTGGACGCCTTCCGCGCCTTCCGGACCAGCGCCTCGCGCCTCGAAGAATACGCGAAGTGTTCCTTTAAATATTATGCGCATCAGGTGCTGAAGCTGAACGATCCCGAGGAAAACGAACGCGCGGCCGTGAGAGGAAAAATCCTGCATTACGTGCTCGAGCATTCGGTAAAAGAATGGGCCGCGAATCCGCGCCAGCCGCGGGAGCAGAAAAAGAAACACGCCCTGAAAATGCTGCAGCAGGCACTGCGCGAGCATCCGTACATCTTCGAAAAAAAATACCAGTTCGAGCTGGAATACGCCGCGCTCGGGGAAATCCTCGAGCTCTTCATCGACGAAGAATTGGAACGGCTCGAGGCCTCGCCGCTCGTGCCGCGTTATTTCGAGCACGGGTTCGGGGACCAGGAAAAAGGACCGCTGCCGCCGCTGGAAATCCAGGCCGGGGACAAAACCATTCTTGTGCGCGGCCAGATCGACCGCGTCGACGTGAATGAGGACAGGAAAGCCGCGGCGGTCATCGATTACAAAACCGCGGCCGCGTTTTCACGCGCGGCGCTGGATCTGGGCACGTCTTTGCAGCTTCCTTTATATGCCCTGGTGCTCGAGCGGCTCATGGGGCTGCGTCTGGCCGGGGCCGAACTGTACTCGCTTAAAAAGCGGGAGAAGAGCGGTTTTTATCTCGAAGAATTCCGTGAGCTTTTTCCGGAGCTTGGCTCGAAGCGCCCGTTCGTCATGTCGCGCGAGGCCTATGAAAAGTTTCTGGAAAAAACCCAGGACTTCATCCGTCGGCTTTCCGCGGACATGGACGCCATGAAGATCGCGGTGAAGCCCCGGGAATGCGCGGACTATTGCCCCTATCCGTCGGTCTGCCGTATTCAAAAATGGAAACTGCCTCTGATTCTTGAAGAGATTAAAAAAGAAACCGCGCCCGCGGAAGCCGTGAAGACCGGAACTGCCGCCGTGCCGAAAGAAAAAAATGCCGAAAGCCAAAGACCCAAAACCAAAAACCGCTAAGCCGTCTGAAATCAAGCTGACGCCCGCGCAGGAAGCCGCGGCCACGACGCTCGGGACGAACATCCTTGTGGCCGCGGGCGCGGGCACCGGAAAAACGCGCGTGCTCGTGGAGCGCTTCCTTCATTATGTGCTCTCCGGCCAGGCGCGCGTCACGGAGATTCTGGCGCTGACTTTCACGGACAAAGCGGCCAATGAAATGAAGTCCCGCATCCTGAAAAGGCTGGAAGATATGGGCCTCGAGTCCGAGCGCCGGGAACTGGAGTCCGCGTACATTTCAACTTTTCACACGTTTGCCGCGCGCGTGCTGCGCGAACATCCTTTGGAAGCGGGCGTGGACCCGGATTTCCGCGTCACGGAAGAAGAGGAGGCCGCGTTTCTCCGCGAGCAGGCGCTCGAAGAGCTGCTGGAGGCAGGCTGCGAAAAAGGCACCGGCCTTTTCGAGCTGGTGCGCGTCTACGGCGAAGACACGGTCCGTGAAGCCGCGGTGAGGATGGTGAGCGCGGCGCATCATGAAGGCCGCGGCCTGGAAGAATTTTTGCGCCTGGCAAAGCCTTTGCCCGCGAAGGCTCCGTCGCCGGCGGAAAATTTCAAGCGGCTCGGCGAGGATACTTTGGCCGCGGAGTTCGGCCGCTTCGAGGCCTCGGAATGGGATTGGGCCACGGTCGAGCGTTTCAAGGAGTGGCAGAAGACTTTTTCGCGCAAGCGCGACAAGAAGGACTCGACCGACTGGCAGGATGCAAAAAGGGCGGCCGGCGATTTCCTCGCGCTGCGCCTGGATACGTTCGCGCGGCCATGGAAAGAAAGCCTGGAGGCTTTTGCCCTGGCTTTCGAAGAGGCTTACGAAAAAGCGAAAAAGGAAAAAGGGCTGCTGGATTTCGACGATCTCGGCATGAAGACGGCACGTCTTTTCAAGAAGCCGGGCCGGGCGCACGCCAAGCTGCTGGAAGACTACCGCAAAAAATTCCGCGCGATCCTGGTGGACGAATTCCAGGACACGGATTACCTGCAGCTCGAGCTGATCGAGCTGCTCGCGGGCAAGGACAACCTGTTCCTTGTCGGCGACTACAAACAGTCCGTCTACGGCTTCCGAGGCGCAGAGCCGCATCTTTTCCTGGAAAAGGCCAAGGCCTTTGAGAATGGGGCAGGGGTGTGCATCCCGCTGCTGGAAAATTTCCGCACCGCGGGCCCGGTGCTCGATTACCTGAATCATTTTTTCAGCCGTCTATGGGCCGAAGGCGGCGGCGTGACGTTCGACCCGTTGATTTGCAAGGCCGCCTCCAAGCCCGCCGCGGGCACCGAGATCCTTCTCGTGAAGCCCGGGGAAACCGAAGAGCCCGCCGATGTCCTGCGCATGAGAGAGGCGGACCGCATCGCGGACAAAATTCTCGACTTCCATGAGCAGGGCGTTCCGTTCAAGGACATGGCCGTGCTTTCCCAGGCCATGACCAAAAGCGGGATTTACGAGCAGGCCTTGAAGTCGCGCGGTATTCCGTATTACGTGCTCTCGGGCGGCGGCTTTTACCATCAGCCGGAGATCCGCGACATGATGAGCTTTCTGGCTTTCCTGGAAAATCCGCTTTCGGACATTCCGCTCGCCGCTGTTTTGCGATCTCCGATGTTCCAGGTTTCGGACAACGCGCTTTTTTGGCTGTCGCATCATGCCAAGGCCGCGGATGCTGCGCTGCCGCTCTATCAAGGCGTCACGCGCTTCCGTGAGATCCCGGAAATTTCCGAAGAGGAGAAAAGCAAAATTGCGTTTTTCCAAAGCCTGGCCGCGGAGCTTCTGGCATTGAAAGACCGGCTCACGCTCACCGAGCTTCTGGACGCCATTTTGTCGCGCACCTCCTACGAGTTGACGGTGCTGTCCGATCCGCACGGCGCGCGGCGCTACGCCAACCTCAAAAAAATGATCAACCTGGCGCGTGAATTCGAAACCGTGGAGCCCTTGTCGCCGGGCGCGTTCCTGCGCCTCTTGAAACGGCTGCAGGGCCAGGAGGCGCGCGAATCGGAAGCGCAGATTGAATCCGAAGACACGGGCGAAGGCGTGCGTCTCATGACCGTGCACAAGGCCAAGGGCCTGGAATTTCCCGTGGTCTTCGCGGCGGACCTGGGCCGCGAAAAAAGATCGCCGGAATCCAACCGCATCCTTGTGCTGTCACGCGCGGCGTACAGCCTGCAGGTGCGCAACGAGAAGACGCTGGACTTCGAGAAGCCCTGGTCCTGGCGTGAAATGTATGACGCGCGCAAGCGGCGAGAAAAAGAAGAATCGAAGCGGCTTTTTTATGTGGCGGCCACGCGGGCGAAACAAAAGCTGGTGCTGAGCGGCGCTTACAAACCGCCCAAGGAAGGCGACGAGGACAAGAGTTTCGACGAGATGGCGACCTGGATGGCGTGGGTCATGGCGTGCCCCTGGGAAGAGGCGCGCGTCCTGGAAGAGGACGGCACGCGGCGCGGCACGGTCCGGGCCATCGCGGAAAAAAGGGACCTCACGCAGCTTTTTCCGGAATTCGAACCTGTGGATCCGGCGGCGCTTGTTCCCGCGGCGCAGCTGACAAAGATCAAGACAGAAGCATCGGAGATTCTGGCGCGGCTCGCGCCCGCGGACATTCCTCCTCCGCGCGCGCTGAATCTGCCGGTGTCGGCTTATGCCGCGTATCAGAAAGCGCCGCTGCATTACTGGCGCATGTACGAAATCGGGACGCGCGACGAAGCTCCCGAAGAGAAAATGGATGTGATTGAGCCCGAAGACGAACCGGTGAATGCCGCAGATTTCGGAACGGCCATGCACGCGGTCCTGGAGCGTGTGGATTTCAGGAATCCGGAAACCGCGTCTTTGCAAAGGAGCCTGGATTTTTATTTTTCCGGCGCCGGCCAGAAAGAAAAAGACGAAGCACGTGCCATTCTCGGACGCTTCCTGAAAAGCCCGCTGGCCGCGCGCCTCCGGCAGGCGAAAAACATCCACCGCGAATTGCCGTTCATTTTGAACGAGCGCCACGGCATGATCCACGGCGTGATCGATCTGCTTTTCCAGGACGCGCGGGGCGACTGGCATGTGCTGGATTACAAGACCGCGGTTGGAGACGAGGAAAAAGTGCAGGCCTCGGGTTACCTGATCCAGATCCAGCTTTATGCCCACGCGGTGAGGCGCATCCTCGGGGTTTATCCCGCCTCAGGCACGCTCTACTTCCTGAAAAATAATTGGGAATACCGGCTGGACTGGAAACCCGGAGACCTCGACGACGCGGGCGAACTCATCCGCCGCATGCAGGACGAGATCGTGGAATTCAGCGGCAAAGGGCCGGAAACCAGGGTAAAACCCGCCAAATTTTCGGGTGACAGCCCTGTCTAATTATGATAAAAAATGCTAGCATTTAATTGGATCGCCTTTTTGTTCTTAATTGAGGGAATATGAAAAGCAAAAAAATCCTCGTGGTAGATGATGAAGACGACGTGCGGCTCTTTCTCCAGGACTTCCTGAGTGAGCGGGACCTGGAAGTGGCTGCCGCCGGCAGCGGGGAAGAGGCCATCGAGCAGATCGAACGGAGCAAGCCGGACATCGTGCTTCTGGACCTCATGATGCCGGGCATGGACGGGCTTCAGTGCCTGGAGCAGATCAAGAAAAAGCACGCGGACATCAACATCATCATGATCACCGCGCTCAACGACGAAGCCCGGGTGGCCAAAGCCAAAAAGCTCGGCGCCCACAACTACATCCTCAAGCCTTTCAGCCTGGGTTATCTCGAAACCGAATTGATGAAATTGATCGGCTGATCCCCGGCCTTTCCGCCCGCCGAATGACTCCTGTGAAACAACTCATTGCCTACGATCTCGACGGGACGCTTGTGGACACGCGT
Coding sequences within it:
- a CDS encoding response regulator, coding for MKSKKILVVDDEDDVRLFLQDFLSERDLEVAAAGSGEEAIEQIERSKPDIVLLDLMMPGMDGLQCLEQIKKKHADINIIMITALNDEARVAKAKKLGAHNYILKPFSLGYLETELMKLIG
- a CDS encoding UvrD-helicase domain-containing protein; the encoded protein is MPKAKDPKPKTAKPSEIKLTPAQEAAATTLGTNILVAAGAGTGKTRVLVERFLHYVLSGQARVTEILALTFTDKAANEMKSRILKRLEDMGLESERRELESAYISTFHTFAARVLREHPLEAGVDPDFRVTEEEEAAFLREQALEELLEAGCEKGTGLFELVRVYGEDTVREAAVRMVSAAHHEGRGLEEFLRLAKPLPAKAPSPAENFKRLGEDTLAAEFGRFEASEWDWATVERFKEWQKTFSRKRDKKDSTDWQDAKRAAGDFLALRLDTFARPWKESLEAFALAFEEAYEKAKKEKGLLDFDDLGMKTARLFKKPGRAHAKLLEDYRKKFRAILVDEFQDTDYLQLELIELLAGKDNLFLVGDYKQSVYGFRGAEPHLFLEKAKAFENGAGVCIPLLENFRTAGPVLDYLNHFFSRLWAEGGGVTFDPLICKAASKPAAGTEILLVKPGETEEPADVLRMREADRIADKILDFHEQGVPFKDMAVLSQAMTKSGIYEQALKSRGIPYYVLSGGGFYHQPEIRDMMSFLAFLENPLSDIPLAAVLRSPMFQVSDNALFWLSHHAKAADAALPLYQGVTRFREIPEISEEEKSKIAFFQSLAAELLALKDRLTLTELLDAILSRTSYELTVLSDPHGARRYANLKKMINLAREFETVEPLSPGAFLRLLKRLQGQEARESEAQIESEDTGEGVRLMTVHKAKGLEFPVVFAADLGREKRSPESNRILVLSRAAYSLQVRNEKTLDFEKPWSWREMYDARKRREKEESKRLFYVAATRAKQKLVLSGAYKPPKEGDEDKSFDEMATWMAWVMACPWEEARVLEEDGTRRGTVRAIAEKRDLTQLFPEFEPVDPAALVPAAQLTKIKTEASEILARLAPADIPPPRALNLPVSAYAAYQKAPLHYWRMYEIGTRDEAPEEKMDVIEPEDEPVNAADFGTAMHAVLERVDFRNPETASLQRSLDFYFSGAGQKEKDEARAILGRFLKSPLAARLRQAKNIHRELPFILNERHGMIHGVIDLLFQDARGDWHVLDYKTAVGDEEKVQASGYLIQIQLYAHAVRRILGVYPASGTLYFLKNNWEYRLDWKPGDLDDAGELIRRMQDEIVEFSGKGPETRVKPAKFSGDSPV
- a CDS encoding PD-(D/E)XK nuclease family protein — encoded protein: MSKKILLVGPASSGKTHLLLEEFEKALVESRDPLASDLFFILPSAEHTERVISLLLQKDIPGFFHRRVTTFSRLLSGLFEGGDETTATSVTRYLILKEIFEKEKGGVFEEVKSSPGFLNLMMSFISELKESVIPPAAFRRKIDALKKFEPDLGPKYEALASLYEAYQAGLAARGLRDPHDSLAVYLERKAAGQIRRPRLRKVWLDGFFDFSELQAAFLNELSEMADEITVTLTLDPAQERWDLFEGVRGTEETLLKMGFERVEMKAPALARLSGALGYAEKNLFSLAKPAAKMKPSKEITVYEAVGIEGEVEMIARTIQHMQKQGGFRFSDFAILMRHIGEYEGVIRSVFSRYGIPVEIHERERTKFSPLVQVIARLVRIFSDGWKAADLLEFLKSAYVLRLGEEEKKYEWAGQLEHAALAAGAFRGREAWLAPWGLADFDADKQKKLKALADTEDALRNARSYAELRRALVCAVEKTFGIFQSSDRAEEHVRRDAASYARFLSLLEEIEGSLRLPEGEAVVPFEAFAERFFRLVDLDLYSLHDRDRNRVQVYNISLARQKEYQVVFIAGLLEKKFPRQIREDPVLSDWERRLFNGLEGEGRLKERLQSQAMEKYLFYVAMTRARYRLFLTYPKLDLEGKEAMPSYYVREVHSLFEEDLRVYKQSLSRPYPALQDAVNTRELEMAVLGDLWVPARDASEHEPLLLYLTNEFLRDDRAAGRIKKALYEVKNELTEEAIRSLDAFRAFRTSASRLEEYAKCSFKYYAHQVLKLNDPEENERAAVRGKILHYVLEHSVKEWAANPRQPREQKKKHALKMLQQALREHPYIFEKKYQFELEYAALGEILELFIDEELERLEASPLVPRYFEHGFGDQEKGPLPPLEIQAGDKTILVRGQIDRVDVNEDRKAAAVIDYKTAAAFSRAALDLGTSLQLPLYALVLERLMGLRLAGAELYSLKKREKSGFYLEEFRELFPELGSKRPFVMSREAYEKFLEKTQDFIRRLSADMDAMKIAVKPRECADYCPYPSVCRIQKWKLPLILEEIKKETAPAEAVKTGTAAVPKEKNAESQRPKTKNR